One Micromonospora sp. WMMD812 genomic window carries:
- a CDS encoding SelB C-terminal domain-containing protein, whose protein sequence is MHVVATAGHVDHGKSTLIRALTGMEPDRLAAERSRGMSIDLGFCWTTTAQGQTVAFVDVPGHERYLGNALAGVGPAPAVLFTVAADEGWMPQAEEHLTGIDAFGIRHGVLAVTRADLADPATAMAQARNRLARTSLRDIPALAVSAVSGDGVDTLLSVLDDQLARLTPPGPAAPTRLWVDRSFSARGSGTVVTGTLTGGTITAGDEVYVPRLDRTLRVRGLQCLGQPVDDAPATARVAVNLRHIHAGDLTRGDSLVSPTHWLRVATADVRCHGDSGYDLPREILVHAGTAAIAAATRPLGADTVRLHLSTPLPLHIGDRIALRAPGSRRITGATVLDPQPPALRRRGAARTRAAELATATGIPDTNAELDRRGPVREGLLRALGAPPATSPLVGDWHVSASHIATIGAAIHAVVLAAPGPLSVEAIRQQLELPDARLVAGLLPDTVRLRAGLVEPTNGPPLPPGAQAALDRLEARLAAAPFDAPDGTELAHLGVDHDTLDAAVRQGRLVRIGANYLLPDAPDRAIEALRGLPQPFTASEARLALRTSRRVIIPLLEHLDQLGATECRPDRRRAMS, encoded by the coding sequence ATGCACGTCGTCGCCACCGCCGGCCACGTCGACCACGGCAAGTCCACGCTGATCCGTGCGCTCACCGGTATGGAGCCCGACCGGCTGGCCGCCGAACGTTCCCGCGGAATGTCCATCGACCTCGGCTTCTGCTGGACCACGACGGCCCAAGGCCAGACAGTGGCCTTCGTCGACGTGCCGGGACACGAGCGCTATCTCGGCAACGCACTGGCCGGGGTGGGACCGGCCCCGGCCGTCCTGTTCACCGTCGCGGCGGACGAGGGGTGGATGCCCCAGGCCGAGGAGCACCTGACCGGCATCGACGCCTTCGGCATCCGCCACGGCGTACTAGCCGTCACCCGAGCCGACCTCGCCGACCCGGCGACCGCCATGGCGCAGGCCCGCAACCGCCTGGCCCGTACCAGCCTGCGAGACATTCCGGCGCTGGCAGTCAGCGCCGTGTCCGGTGACGGCGTGGACACCCTGCTGTCCGTCCTGGACGATCAGCTCGCCCGGCTGACGCCACCGGGCCCCGCCGCGCCGACGCGGCTGTGGGTCGACCGCTCCTTCAGCGCCCGAGGATCGGGCACCGTGGTCACCGGCACGCTGACCGGCGGCACGATAACCGCCGGCGACGAGGTGTACGTGCCGCGACTGGATCGGACGCTGCGGGTACGCGGCCTGCAGTGCCTCGGTCAACCCGTGGACGACGCCCCGGCCACCGCGCGGGTCGCGGTCAACCTCCGCCACATCCACGCCGGTGACCTGACCCGCGGCGACAGCCTGGTGAGTCCGACGCACTGGCTCCGGGTCGCCACCGCCGACGTCCGCTGTCACGGCGATTCGGGTTACGACCTGCCGCGGGAGATCCTCGTACACGCCGGCACCGCCGCGATCGCCGCCGCCACACGACCACTGGGCGCGGACACCGTCCGCCTCCACCTGTCGACCCCGCTACCGCTGCACATCGGAGACCGGATCGCGCTGCGCGCGCCCGGTAGCCGCCGGATCACCGGGGCAACCGTCCTCGATCCGCAGCCTCCGGCGCTTCGCCGTCGCGGCGCAGCCAGGACGCGGGCCGCGGAGCTGGCAACCGCCACCGGAATCCCGGACACGAACGCCGAACTGGACCGGCGCGGGCCGGTCCGGGAGGGCCTGCTCCGCGCGCTCGGCGCGCCACCGGCAACCAGCCCGCTGGTCGGCGACTGGCACGTCTCGGCCAGCCACATCGCCACGATCGGGGCGGCCATCCACGCAGTCGTCCTCGCCGCGCCAGGGCCGCTCAGCGTGGAGGCGATCCGGCAGCAGTTGGAGCTTCCCGACGCCCGCCTGGTGGCGGGCCTGCTGCCCGACACGGTACGGCTGCGTGCCGGGCTCGTGGAGCCGACCAACGGCCCACCCCTCCCGCCGGGCGCCCAGGCTGCGCTCGACCGTCTGGAAGCCCGCCTGGCCGCGGCCCCCTTCGACGCGCCCGACGGGACGGAACTGGCCCACCTCGGAGTGGACCACGACACTCTGGATGCCGCCGTCCGTCAAGGCAGACTCGTCCGCATCGGCGCGAACTACCTCCTGCCGGACGCGCCCGACCGTGCCATCGAGGCGCTGCGCGGCCTGCCGCAGCCGTTCACCGCCAGTGAGGCGCGACTGGCCCTGCGCACCAGCCGCCGCGTGATCATCCCCCTGCTGGAA
- a CDS encoding MauE/DoxX family redox-associated membrane protein: MVSVPFAVVALAGHLLLVAAVVQRLATRVPLRRTLDRHALLPSGLRRAAAAAGIEVVHLVTGLAGAVALLAGGQAAWVYACLAAAVQYAGFAAYLFALRRRYGTVPCGCFGERGRAGTPAIVRAAGFALAAGLAAALPPAGLGVPERLGALAAAATVAGFAVYLVAVLDTLAELRTTSA; this comes from the coding sequence ATGGTGAGCGTCCCGTTCGCGGTGGTGGCCCTCGCCGGCCACCTGCTGCTGGTCGCCGCCGTCGTCCAGCGGCTGGCGACCCGGGTTCCGCTGCGGCGCACGCTGGACCGGCACGCGTTGCTGCCGTCCGGTCTGCGCCGGGCCGCGGCGGCGGCCGGCATCGAGGTCGTCCACCTGGTCACCGGCCTGGCCGGCGCGGTCGCGCTCCTGGCCGGCGGCCAGGCCGCCTGGGTGTACGCGTGTCTAGCCGCCGCCGTCCAGTACGCCGGATTCGCCGCCTACCTGTTCGCGCTGCGTCGGCGCTACGGGACAGTGCCGTGTGGCTGCTTCGGCGAACGCGGTCGCGCGGGTACGCCCGCCATCGTGCGGGCGGCCGGCTTTGCCCTGGCAGCTGGGCTGGCCGCGGCGCTGCCCCCGGCCGGCCTCGGCGTGCCGGAGCGGCTGGGGGCGCTGGCCGCGGCCGCAACGGTCGCCGGCTTCGCCGTTTATCTCGTCGCCGTCCTGGACACGCTCGCCGAGCTGCGGACGACCAGCGCGTGA
- a CDS encoding aminoglycoside phosphotransferase family protein yields the protein MIDRPGIDERSLAAEVAAGWAVDIADLVFMPIGLDGHAWAYRVDTSDGKRYFLKMRRGEFTRAAVLLPGFLRAQGLGQVVAPIDLPDGGVSRGFGDHQLLLYPFHDGGSRWDRGLTDCQWIQYGEFLGRLHAVTPSADIAAVLPVETYRSSAGDRLRTLGGQAAASEALGAFWDRYGAALHRLSKTVDELASRAIRGQNVICHADIHPGNLLADGDGPLYVVDWDAPILAPRERDLMFVFSQDFGDHPINAHRAELFRRGYGPLEPDQTLLSYYRGERHLDDAATFLHSILNTEASPESQANDLHWLTRVAATVADPSYAA from the coding sequence GTGATCGACAGGCCTGGCATTGACGAGCGGTCGCTCGCGGCGGAGGTGGCCGCAGGCTGGGCCGTGGACATTGCCGATCTCGTGTTCATGCCGATCGGGCTCGACGGGCACGCATGGGCGTACCGGGTAGACACGTCTGACGGCAAGCGCTACTTCCTGAAAATGCGCCGCGGCGAGTTCACTCGGGCGGCCGTCCTGCTGCCCGGCTTCCTTCGAGCGCAAGGCCTCGGACAGGTCGTGGCGCCGATCGACCTGCCCGACGGCGGAGTCAGTCGCGGGTTCGGGGACCACCAGCTGCTGCTCTATCCGTTCCACGACGGCGGCAGCCGGTGGGACCGTGGCCTCACCGATTGCCAGTGGATCCAGTACGGCGAGTTCCTGGGTCGGCTGCACGCGGTCACGCCGAGCGCCGACATCGCCGCGGTCTTACCGGTCGAGACGTACCGATCGAGCGCCGGCGATCGGCTGCGAACCCTCGGCGGGCAGGCCGCGGCGAGCGAGGCCCTCGGGGCTTTCTGGGATCGGTACGGCGCCGCGCTGCATCGGTTGTCGAAGACTGTCGACGAACTCGCCTCCCGTGCGATACGAGGCCAGAACGTCATCTGCCACGCCGACATCCACCCCGGCAACCTGCTCGCTGACGGCGACGGTCCACTGTACGTCGTGGACTGGGACGCGCCGATCCTCGCACCGCGCGAGCGGGACCTGATGTTCGTCTTCAGCCAGGACTTCGGTGACCACCCGATCAACGCGCACCGCGCCGAACTCTTCCGCCGAGGCTATGGGCCGCTGGAACCGGACCAGACCCTGCTGAGCTACTACCGCGGCGAACGGCACCTCGACGATGCCGCCACCTTTCTCCACAGCATCCTCAATACCGAGGCCAGTCCAGAATCTCAGGCCAACGACCTGCACTGGTTGACCCGCGTCGCCGCGACCGTCGCCGACCCCAGCTACGCGGCCTGA
- a CDS encoding TetR/AcrR family transcriptional regulator: protein MKSKRQYVMRARADATAQTRQRILQAVFDLHEEKLSVDIALDDVASRAGVSVQTVLRHFGSRDNLIEATTEFANELIVQERRAPAGDLRAAVRAIFDHYELRGDSALMLLAQEFTEPRARRITDNGRKVHREWVKEVFAPQLDQCSATDAEARTDLLVVATDVYTWKLLRRDRGLSRRRAEQRVRQLIDAVLALETEGDTDG from the coding sequence ATGAAAAGCAAGCGGCAGTACGTGATGCGGGCGCGGGCCGACGCGACGGCGCAGACCCGCCAACGCATCCTGCAGGCGGTGTTCGACCTGCACGAGGAGAAGCTCTCGGTGGACATCGCCCTGGACGACGTCGCCTCCCGGGCTGGCGTCAGCGTGCAGACCGTCCTGCGACACTTCGGCAGCCGGGACAACCTGATCGAGGCGACGACCGAGTTCGCCAACGAGTTGATCGTGCAGGAACGACGGGCGCCGGCGGGTGACCTCAGGGCCGCCGTGCGCGCGATCTTCGACCACTACGAGCTGCGCGGTGACTCCGCGCTGATGTTGCTGGCTCAGGAATTCACCGAACCGCGGGCCCGTCGGATCACCGACAACGGGCGCAAGGTCCACCGGGAGTGGGTCAAGGAGGTCTTCGCGCCCCAGCTCGACCAGTGTTCGGCCACGGACGCGGAGGCGCGGACCGATCTCCTCGTCGTGGCCACCGACGTCTACACGTGGAAGTTGCTCAGACGTGATCGCGGGCTGAGTCGTCGTCGCGCCGAGCAGCGGGTCCGACAGCTGATCGATGCAGTTCTCGCACTGGAGACCGAGGGAGACACCGATGGCTGA
- a CDS encoding VOC family protein, whose protein sequence is MTRVWSGVTIDCLDPERVARFWSRLLGREPGPSQDGWVYLGERGDPQPRLVFQPVREPRTGKVRIHLDVSVDDIDEAMAVAIDLGGRFTGERHDYDEGVVVVMTDPEDHEFCLVQYYS, encoded by the coding sequence ATGACGAGGGTCTGGTCCGGTGTCACGATCGACTGCCTCGACCCCGAGCGGGTAGCCCGATTCTGGAGCCGCCTGCTCGGTCGCGAGCCCGGGCCGTCGCAGGACGGTTGGGTCTACCTCGGCGAGCGGGGCGACCCTCAGCCGCGGCTGGTGTTCCAGCCGGTGCGCGAGCCCCGAACCGGCAAGGTGCGGATTCACCTCGACGTCTCCGTCGACGACATCGACGAGGCTATGGCGGTGGCCATCGATCTCGGCGGCCGCTTCACCGGTGAACGGCACGACTATGACGAGGGTGTGGTCGTCGTGATGACCGACCCGGAGGACCACGAGTTCTGCCTGGTCCAGTACTACAGCTGA